Part of the Leucobacter insecticola genome is shown below.
CGCGGGGAGCACGGCGCGAAACTGATTCTCGAATCGCCTGCAAAGGGATCATCCCCGCTCGCGCGGGGAGCACAGTCCCGGTGTTGCTGCGGAAACGTGTCTCGAGGGATCATCCCCGCTCGCGCGGGGAGCACCGCAACGCAAGCATGGAGATTACACGATCCATGGGATCATCCCCGCTCGCGCGGGGAGCACAATCTCACGGTGTCTCGTGGGAAGCGTGCACCGGGATCATCCCCGCTCGCGCGGGGAGCACGTCTGCGCGACAACACGCGCAAAAGTTCCCCTGGGATCATCCCCGCTCGCGCGGGGAGCACATCCTGAGCAAAGCTCTCGATGTCGAGCGTCAGGGATCATCCCCGCTCGCGCGGGGAGCACAAGGGCAAGTTGTTTGTGCCTGCTGCTGAGGCGGGATCATCCCCGCTCGCGCGGGGAGCACGCGGTGACAGTCGCGACAGATCCACTCAAGTACGGATCATCCCCGCTCGCGCGGGGAGCACCTGAGAGTGTTGATCGTCCGCCTACCCGTGTTGGGATCATCCCCGCTCGCGCGGGGAGCACACCCATCTGTCTTCGACCCATGCGCGTGCCATGGGATCATCCCCGCTCGCGCGGGGAGCACCTTGCACGCCTACGCAGGGCAGGCCGTGGCCCGGGATCATCCCCGCTCGCGCGGGGAGCACACGGTGGCGAGGTCAGCGCACGAGGTACTGGCGGGATCATCCCCGCTCGCGCGGGGAGCACGTTCCAGTACGTGCTGCGCGAACTCGCCGGTAGGGATCATCCCCGCTCGCGCGGGGAGCACCGTCACTATGTCGTAGCGCAGGCGCGCGTACAGGGATCATCCCCGCTCGCGCGGGGAGCACAAGCGCACAAAAGGCATCAAGCCCGGACCGTGGGGATCATCCCCGCTCGCGCGGGGAGCACCTTAACTGCGACGATCAGTTCCTGATGCACACGGGATCATCCCCGCTCGCGCGGGGAGCACTCGTACTGACCAAGCCCGGTCATTTCGCGAGACGGATCATCCCCGCTCGCGCGGGGAGCACAACGACCGGGGAGACGGGTTTATCGGCGTCGAGGGATCATCCCCGCTCGCGCGGGGAGCACGAGATAGCCGACGCAATTCATGGATGGTATTCGGGATCATCCCCGCTCGCGCGGGGAGCACTTTCCGGTGATGGTCATTGGTCTGGTTCCTTCGGGATCATCCCCGCTCGCGCGGGGAGCACTTACGGCGATGCGGGATTGGGCTGAGCAGGCGGGGATCATCCCCGCTCGCGCGGGGAGCACTTCTAACTTCTAACCCGCTCTTTCTGGCTGTGGGGATCATCCCCGCTCGCGCGGGGAGCACTACGAAGAGAAGTACGGGGCACTGTGTCCCTGGGGATCATCCCCGCTCGCGCGGGGAGCACGCGTTGCTGCGTTCTGCGTCGGCGGCGGATCAGGGATCATCCCCGCTCGCGCGGGGAGCACCGCGGTAACGATGATGCTGCGGTGGGTGTCGTGGGATCATCCCCGCTCGCGCGGGGAGCACCCGAGTTACCGGCAGCATTCAGAGCATGAATCGGGATCATCCCCGCTCGCGCGGGGAGCACTGAGTTGCCACGAGAGGTGGAGTTAGAGTTTCGGGATCATCCCCGCTCGCGCGGGGAGCACGAAGTCGTACACCGCATACATCGGCGGCATTAGGGATCATCCCCGCTCGCGCGGGGAGCACTGCGGCGGCTGGATCGAGATACGACGGCGCGTGGGATCATCCCCGCTCGCGCGGGGAGCACACTTCCTGATCAGCGATTCTAGTCGGTAGCGCCGCAGTTTAGACTGACTTGCGTAGCTTGTGTCGACTCTGTTGTGTACCTCTCCTGGATAAGGCTGTAGCGCCCGATCACGAGGCGCGATCGGACGACGTTGCAGGTCGCTTGGTCTCTGCCGCTTCTGGCGCTGTAGCCGTGCATTTTCATCGTCTTGCCCTTCGTAGTCGAGAGGCTGTCGACCATCCCTTCTTGAGTGAGGTGCGGCCGGGCGCTGCGGGTCGCATCATCAGGGTTACACTGTCGCGGTCGACGGGGGTCCAATCGTGTCCAATGACCTCAAAGCTGAAGCCTTGTTCAGCCTTGCGATCGGGGTACACCATGAGCGCCTTACCACTCTCTGCTTCTTCGACGAGTCCCCAGACGTGCTCGCGTAGTTTGGGGTTTAGCCGACCGACGAAGACGCCTGCGCTGATTTCGAACAACCAACGGGTGAGATGTCCGCGCAGCCCCTGCGGGCAAGCGGTCAAGACAATGATTACCATTAGAAGCCGCGCTCATCGTCTTCATAGTTTTGCCCGCTCGGTAGGCTTCCACGGGCATCCCACAGACGTACTTCGTCGTAGGTATCATTACTTCCCTCGTTGTTGTCCGAACTGTTGTCACCTTCAGCGAACAATCGCTTGATATCGGTGACGATCCGTTCAACGATACGCAGCTGCACGAATGCGTCCCGCATTCGACGACGCACCATGCTACTCAGTTCGGATCCAGACACTTCAGTCTCAGCTCCTCGAGCAATAGCGACGCACTCGAACGCAACAGGTATTGATGTTTCTGCTTTGTAGAGGTCGGCGATGTCGTAGACGAAACTGCGGTCGTGGCCGGTGTGTACGATGCCGAGACCTGCAGAGCACCCCAGCGCAACGACGGCAGCGTGAACGACCCCGTAGAGGCACGAATTTGCGGCGGACAGCGCCTGGTTGATGAGGTCGCTCGCGTCGAAGTCGTCGACTTCATACTCGCGCCTGTTCCAAGGCACCCCGGTCACCCGAGACTGCTCTCGATATACGTTGCGCACCCGCGCTCCCTCACGTCCGCGAAGTTGCTGCATACTGAGACCCGCCACGTCTTCATCGGTGAAACGCATCAGATACATTTCGCGTGCCACTGCAATGCGTTGTTTGGAGTTTGAGACGATCTTGGCTTGCTTCTCGAGCAGGCGGGTGGAGCGCGCCAATGGTCGTCCGCCGGCGTAGTAGCGCACTCCTTGTTCACCCACCCACACGATCGCGGCACCGCTGTCGGCAAGCACGGTCATCGCTTGATGTGTGACCTTTGTGCCTGGACCGAGCATCAGTACTAGCAAACCAGCGCTTGGTATGTGGATAATGCCGTCGTCACTGGTAGCTGTGAGCGCGTTGGCGTCGCGCGCGATGACCGCGTGTTCAAGATAGACGAACGTGATGCGATCATCGACGCGCCCAAGCTCCGATGGCGTTGACGGTTTGACACCAGGGATCGACACAATAGCGCCTAGCCCGGACTGTGTGGTGCGAGCGTGAGTAGCCCGCACCCGTAGGCTTTGCCGCGACCAATGCCAGCCACGAGTGCCGTTTGCAACTTTGACACGTCAGACACTTCGAGTAGCCCATCGAACTGTGCGCGGGCAAGTGTCACCCGTTGCTCACCGCGGTGAAAGCGCAATGTCTCACGGTTACTCACGAGAATCGCTTCCGTAGCTTCGCCTTCCAAAGCCTCGCCGTCACCGCGCAAAAACCGCACGCCAAGCAGGTCGGCGCGATCCGCCAACCACTTCGCCTGTTGCGCGACGGTCACGTGCGCGAGCTTGCGCTTCTGGCCGTTCTTACCAGTCACGGTGTGCACCGGGTTCGCGGTCACGCGAAACCCGTATTGCTGCCCGAGTTGCAAGCGCGCAAGCAACGAGTCGTAGGGGCGTGACTCCCAGGTCACTTCGTTCATCCATCCAGCCTGCTCTTGCAGGTGCTCAAGAGACGGTACCCGTTCGCTCAGCAGAAACAGCCTGAGGGTGCTGCCTTCTGACTCAAGCCGCCACAGCGTTCGTGGGTTTGTGCCGCCGGGGTCTGGCGGAAATGACGATTCGACCGCAGCGTGCATCGCTTGCGGATCCTGCTGAAACCGCATTGCTTGCCGTCGTCGCGGGTTGAGAAACATGCGTGTCAGAAACACTTAGGCTTCACCTCCAAGGGCCGCCATCGGGTCGTGGTCGGGGGTGGTTGGTTTGGTGCGCGGATCTTCGACGTCATGGCTCGAATCATCGGCGCCAAATTGGCTGCGCCCGTCAGGGTTAGCCACCTGGGTCCATCCGTGCACGACCCCGCGCAGGCCGTAGTCGCGGTGCCGCGGGTCGAAACTGCGTGGCAGGTCACGCAGTGTTTCATGCGCAGGCTCGCCGGGGTCGGCGTCGCGCGACCACATCAGTTGCACTTGGCGCGGCTGCTTCTGCCGATACCACTCGGCTGCGAGCCACGGAGATGACTGCAGCACGTCTTCGAGCGGTGCCTCTTCAATGCCGCGCACGATGCGCCCGGTTGGTGGGCAGGCGCGGCGGCCGAGATACAGCGGAAAGACCGGCGATTGGATCGCCTCGGCGAGCCCCTCAAGAAGTGACCGTTCGGCTTCAACGACCGCGAGGTAACGGGCGTCTGCGAGGTAGTAGCGGTAGGTGAGCGCCTTTGACT
Proteins encoded:
- the cas2e gene encoding type I-E CRISPR-associated endoribonuclease Cas2e yields the protein MVIIVLTACPQGLRGHLTRWLFEISAGVFVGRLNPKLREHVWGLVEEAESGKALMVYPDRKAEQGFSFEVIGHDWTPVDRDSVTLMMRPAAPGRTSLKKGWSTASRLRRARR
- the cas6e gene encoding type I-E CRISPR-associated protein Cas6/Cse3/CasE codes for the protein MFLTRMFLNPRRRQAMRFQQDPQAMHAAVESSFPPDPGGTNPRTLWRLESEGSTLRLFLLSERVPSLEHLQEQAGWMNEVTWESRPYDSLLARLQLGQQYGFRVTANPVHTVTGKNGQKRKLAHVTVAQQAKWLADRADLLGVRFLRGDGEALEGEATEAILVSNRETLRFHRGEQRVTLARAQFDGLLEVSDVSKLQTALVAGIGRGKAYGCGLLTLAPHSPG
- the cas5e gene encoding type I-E CRISPR-associated protein Cas5/CasD gives rise to the protein MSSLLLDLSGPLQSWGNDSRFVRRETKTMPSKSGIVGLLAAALGRRRTDPVEDLVALRFGVRQDQQGKLVRDFQTEIDYHSGPNPQSKALTYRYYLADARYLAVVEAERSLLEGLAEAIQSPVFPLYLGRRACPPTGRIVRGIEEAPLEDVLQSSPWLAAEWYRQKQPRQVQLMWSRDADPGEPAHETLRDLPRSFDPRHRDYGLRGVVHGWTQVANPDGRSQFGADDSSHDVEDPRTKPTTPDHDPMAALGGEA
- the cas1e gene encoding type I-E CRISPR-associated endonuclease Cas1e; protein product: MSIPGVKPSTPSELGRVDDRITFVYLEHAVIARDANALTATSDDGIIHIPSAGLLVLMLGPGTKVTHQAMTVLADSGAAIVWVGEQGVRYYAGGRPLARSTRLLEKQAKIVSNSKQRIAVAREMYLMRFTDEDVAGLSMQQLRGREGARVRNVYREQSRVTGVPWNRREYEVDDFDASDLINQALSAANSCLYGVVHAAVVALGCSAGLGIVHTGHDRSFVYDIADLYKAETSIPVAFECVAIARGAETEVSGSELSSMVRRRMRDAFVQLRIVERIVTDIKRLFAEGDNSSDNNEGSNDTYDEVRLWDARGSLPSGQNYEDDERGF